In Clarias gariepinus isolate MV-2021 ecotype Netherlands chromosome 9, CGAR_prim_01v2, whole genome shotgun sequence, a single window of DNA contains:
- the cdc45 gene encoding cell division control protein 45 homolog isoform X1: MFVTDVRKEFYDVVVNQRVALLVSSDIDALCACKILQALFHCDQVQYTLVPVTGWQELGTAFLEHKEQYRYFVLINCGANVDLLETLQPEEDSVFFICDTHRPVDVVNVYNDTQIKLLIKDEDLGVPSFDDIFRDDEDENSDGQDSGNESDGGSEPSGKRRRFDEGALERRIERQRERREWEARRSVSPTQELLVLLMHLSYMYQCAYHVNGHVFRRDILFDYEQYEYHGTSAAMFMFDLAWVMTKDTKDMLWWSILGLTDQWVHEKITHIKYVTDIATLQRHVSRHNHRNEDEENSVSIDCMRITFEYDLRLALYQHWSLYESICNSCYTSCSFKLWSINGQKKLQEFLADMGLPLKQVRQKFNSMDMSIKENLREVIEESANKFGMKDIRIQTFGVHFGFKNRFLASDVVHAAAALLENVEKDETATDNFIKALDCLSRSNIERLHLGIDLAKKKLKAIQQTVASCICTNLILSQGPFLYCHLLEGTPDVKLFSKPLALTLLCKFLLKSFVCSTRNKRCKLLPLIMAAPMDVEKGTVIVLGIPPESETSSKKNFFGRAFEKAAESTSSRTLHDHFDTSVIELKMEDKGKFLDALITLLS; this comes from the exons ATGTTTGTAACAGACGTTAGAAAAGAGTTTTATGATGTTGTGGTTAATCAG CGAGTGGCTCTGCTCGTGTCCTCCGACATCGACGCGCTTTGTGCGTGTAAAATCCTACAG GCTTTGTTCCACTGTGATCAGGTGCAGTACACACTGGTTCCTGTGACAGGGTGGCAGGAACTCGGTACAGCTTTCCTGGAACACAAGGAGCAG TACCGATATTTTGTCCTGATTAACTGTGGAGCGAATGTGGACCTGCTTGAGACTCTCCAGCCAGAGGAGGATTCGGTTTTCTTCATCTGTGATACACACAGGCCTGTTGATGTGGTGAACGTGTACAACGACACACAG ATCAAACTGCTAATTAAAGATGAGGACCTTGGTGTGCCCTCCTTTGATGATATTTTTcgtgatgatgaggatgaaaaCAGTGATGGACAGGATTCTGGGAATGAAAGTGATGGTGGTTCAGAGCCATCTGGAAAACGGAGGCGTTTTGATGAG GGAGCTCTGGAGAGGAGGATCGAGAGGCAGCGAGAACGAAGAGAGTGGGAGGCTCGAAGGTCAGTTAGTCCAACTCAAGAATTGCTAGTTTTGTTAATGCATTTATCATACATGTATCAATGTGCTTATCATGTAAATGGCCATGTTTTCAGGAGGGATATCTTGTTTGATTACGAGCAGTATGAGTACCATGGCACTTCG gcTGCCATGTTTATGTTTGACCTGGCCTGGGTAATGACCAAAGACACCAAGGACATGTTGTG GTGGAGCATCCTTGGTCTGACTGATCAGTGGGTTCATGAAAAAATCACACA TATTAAGTATGTAACGGACATCGCTACTCTGCAAAGGCATGTGTCTCGCCATAACCATCGCAATGAGGATGAAGAGAACTCTGTCTCTATTGACTGCATGAGGATCACTTTTGAATACGA CTTGAGATTGGCTTTGTATCAGCACTGGTCACTGTATGAGAGCATCTGTAATTCCTGCTACACCTCCTGCAGTTTTAAACTCTGGTCTATAAATGGGCAAAAGAAACTGCAGGAGTTCCTGGCGGATATGGG CCTGCCACTCAAACAGGTGAGACAGAAGTTTAACTCCATGGACATGTCAATCAAGGAGAACCTACGTGAGGTCATTGAGGAATCGGCCAACAAATTTGG AATGAAGGACATCCGTATACAGACATTTGGCGTGCACTTTGGATTTAAGAATCGTTTCTTGGCGAGTGATGTGGTACATGCTGCTGCAGCTCTGCTGGAGAATGTGGAGAAGGATGAGACTGCTACAGACAACTTCATCAAAGCTCTGGATTGCCTCTCAAG gaGTAACATAGAAAGGCTGCATTTGGGAATTGATCTGGCTAAGAAAAAGCTGAAGGCTATTCAGCAAACAGTCGCCAGCTGCATCTGCACTAATCTCATTCTCTCGCAAGGACCATTTCTTTACTGCCATTTACTGGAG GGAACACCAGATGTGAAGCTCTTTTCCAAGCCTTTGGCCCTGACTCTGCTCTGCAAATTCCTGCTTAAGTCCTTTGTCTGCTCT ACTCGGAATAAACGCTGCAAGCTCTTGCCACTCATTATGGCTGCTCCTATGGATGTCGAGAAGGGCACTGTCATAGTCTTGGGCATTCCACCAGAGTCTGAGACCTCTAGCAAGAAGAA TTTCTTTGGCCGGGCGTTTGAGAAAGCTGCAGAAAGTACAAGCTCCAGGACATTACATGATCACTTTGACACTTCAG ttattgaGCTGAAGATGGAAGACAAAGGAAAATTTCTTGACGCCCTGATTACCCTGCTGTCCTAA
- the cdc45 gene encoding cell division control protein 45 homolog isoform X2 yields MFVTDVRKEFYDVVVNQRVALLVSSDIDALCACKILQALFHCDQVQYTLVPVTGWQELGTAFLEHKEQYRYFVLINCGANVDLLETLQPEEDSVFFICDTHRPVDVVNVYNDTQIKLLIKDEDLGVPSFDDIFRDDEDENSDGQDSGNESDGGSEPSGKRRRFDEGALERRIERQRERREWEARRRDILFDYEQYEYHGTSAAMFMFDLAWVMTKDTKDMLWWSILGLTDQWVHEKITHIKYVTDIATLQRHVSRHNHRNEDEENSVSIDCMRITFEYDLRLALYQHWSLYESICNSCYTSCSFKLWSINGQKKLQEFLADMGLPLKQVRQKFNSMDMSIKENLREVIEESANKFGMKDIRIQTFGVHFGFKNRFLASDVVHAAAALLENVEKDETATDNFIKALDCLSRSNIERLHLGIDLAKKKLKAIQQTVASCICTNLILSQGPFLYCHLLEGTPDVKLFSKPLALTLLCKFLLKSFVCSTRNKRCKLLPLIMAAPMDVEKGTVIVLGIPPESETSSKKNFFGRAFEKAAESTSSRTLHDHFDTSVIELKMEDKGKFLDALITLLS; encoded by the exons ATGTTTGTAACAGACGTTAGAAAAGAGTTTTATGATGTTGTGGTTAATCAG CGAGTGGCTCTGCTCGTGTCCTCCGACATCGACGCGCTTTGTGCGTGTAAAATCCTACAG GCTTTGTTCCACTGTGATCAGGTGCAGTACACACTGGTTCCTGTGACAGGGTGGCAGGAACTCGGTACAGCTTTCCTGGAACACAAGGAGCAG TACCGATATTTTGTCCTGATTAACTGTGGAGCGAATGTGGACCTGCTTGAGACTCTCCAGCCAGAGGAGGATTCGGTTTTCTTCATCTGTGATACACACAGGCCTGTTGATGTGGTGAACGTGTACAACGACACACAG ATCAAACTGCTAATTAAAGATGAGGACCTTGGTGTGCCCTCCTTTGATGATATTTTTcgtgatgatgaggatgaaaaCAGTGATGGACAGGATTCTGGGAATGAAAGTGATGGTGGTTCAGAGCCATCTGGAAAACGGAGGCGTTTTGATGAG GGAGCTCTGGAGAGGAGGATCGAGAGGCAGCGAGAACGAAGAGAGTGGGAGGCTCGAAG GAGGGATATCTTGTTTGATTACGAGCAGTATGAGTACCATGGCACTTCG gcTGCCATGTTTATGTTTGACCTGGCCTGGGTAATGACCAAAGACACCAAGGACATGTTGTG GTGGAGCATCCTTGGTCTGACTGATCAGTGGGTTCATGAAAAAATCACACA TATTAAGTATGTAACGGACATCGCTACTCTGCAAAGGCATGTGTCTCGCCATAACCATCGCAATGAGGATGAAGAGAACTCTGTCTCTATTGACTGCATGAGGATCACTTTTGAATACGA CTTGAGATTGGCTTTGTATCAGCACTGGTCACTGTATGAGAGCATCTGTAATTCCTGCTACACCTCCTGCAGTTTTAAACTCTGGTCTATAAATGGGCAAAAGAAACTGCAGGAGTTCCTGGCGGATATGGG CCTGCCACTCAAACAGGTGAGACAGAAGTTTAACTCCATGGACATGTCAATCAAGGAGAACCTACGTGAGGTCATTGAGGAATCGGCCAACAAATTTGG AATGAAGGACATCCGTATACAGACATTTGGCGTGCACTTTGGATTTAAGAATCGTTTCTTGGCGAGTGATGTGGTACATGCTGCTGCAGCTCTGCTGGAGAATGTGGAGAAGGATGAGACTGCTACAGACAACTTCATCAAAGCTCTGGATTGCCTCTCAAG gaGTAACATAGAAAGGCTGCATTTGGGAATTGATCTGGCTAAGAAAAAGCTGAAGGCTATTCAGCAAACAGTCGCCAGCTGCATCTGCACTAATCTCATTCTCTCGCAAGGACCATTTCTTTACTGCCATTTACTGGAG GGAACACCAGATGTGAAGCTCTTTTCCAAGCCTTTGGCCCTGACTCTGCTCTGCAAATTCCTGCTTAAGTCCTTTGTCTGCTCT ACTCGGAATAAACGCTGCAAGCTCTTGCCACTCATTATGGCTGCTCCTATGGATGTCGAGAAGGGCACTGTCATAGTCTTGGGCATTCCACCAGAGTCTGAGACCTCTAGCAAGAAGAA TTTCTTTGGCCGGGCGTTTGAGAAAGCTGCAGAAAGTACAAGCTCCAGGACATTACATGATCACTTTGACACTTCAG ttattgaGCTGAAGATGGAAGACAAAGGAAAATTTCTTGACGCCCTGATTACCCTGCTGTCCTAA